The following proteins are co-located in the Fibrobacterota bacterium genome:
- a CDS encoding ABC transporter substrate-binding protein, with the protein MKRLGIPLAIVGLLLIAGCNKESKPAGQEETKAGGFPRSKTLYMGGSQWGDPNSFNPLTDWPAWPVNDKFNIMFETLLAYNTLSGKFEPLLGTLESQSADSVVVTLNPAAKWSDGQPVTSADVKFVYELGKRYKGAATAYAIDFVSDIKVSANPDKSERLTFMVNKKGRNNPLVVLDFLQAIRILPAHVFEPKLAQLKDLAEVQKLKCDSNPVVSGPYNLEAYSNEKIILKRREDYWGNAALHGGKAPAPQFIIHPIYKSNDAFAIALAQNELDATQTYIPRIWMKKNAGVLTWYDKEPYFVPGAIPTLLINSTRYPLSDKAFRRAMAFAIDYKSIKDLAVSGYSPNLKPGAIMPFGIEGGYYNDEDAQKYGAAFNAETAKKILAEAGYKSVFKPDGSLDKMLDAKGKQVPTLFVKSPAGWSDWEAIVTLAVKGMRAAGIDVREGFVDAGLYWQSQPVGDFDLEMIKPAASVTPSQPWSRLAALMSSRTWAPPGEKMNENQGRFNNPKGKGYIKAVDSLLSVIPTLTDKAALTQAYRNLNVIFMQEQPALPLCYLPEQFYQVNNKTWTNWATDANPYAPPNLPWAGAATKMLWELKPAK; encoded by the coding sequence ATGAAAAGACTCGGCATCCCCCTGGCGATCGTGGGGCTACTCCTTATCGCGGGTTGCAACAAAGAAAGCAAGCCGGCCGGCCAGGAAGAAACCAAGGCGGGCGGTTTCCCCCGCAGCAAGACCCTTTACATGGGCGGCTCCCAATGGGGCGATCCCAACTCCTTCAACCCCTTGACGGATTGGCCCGCCTGGCCCGTGAACGATAAGTTCAACATCATGTTCGAAACCTTGCTCGCCTACAATACCTTGAGCGGAAAATTCGAGCCTTTGTTGGGCACGCTCGAATCGCAATCGGCCGACAGCGTGGTCGTGACGTTGAATCCCGCCGCCAAATGGAGCGATGGACAGCCCGTCACCTCCGCCGACGTGAAGTTCGTCTATGAATTGGGCAAACGCTACAAGGGCGCAGCCACGGCTTATGCCATCGATTTCGTTTCCGATATCAAGGTGAGCGCGAACCCCGACAAGTCCGAACGCCTGACCTTCATGGTCAACAAAAAGGGCCGTAACAATCCCCTGGTCGTTCTCGATTTCCTGCAAGCCATCCGCATCCTGCCCGCCCACGTATTCGAACCCAAGCTGGCCCAACTCAAGGATCTCGCCGAGGTCCAGAAACTGAAATGCGATTCCAATCCCGTCGTGTCGGGGCCGTATAACCTGGAAGCCTATTCCAACGAGAAGATCATCCTCAAGCGCCGCGAGGATTATTGGGGAAATGCCGCTTTGCATGGCGGAAAGGCTCCGGCCCCCCAGTTCATCATCCATCCCATCTATAAGAGCAATGACGCCTTCGCCATCGCCCTGGCCCAGAACGAACTGGACGCCACCCAGACCTATATCCCGCGCATCTGGATGAAGAAGAACGCCGGCGTGCTGACCTGGTACGATAAGGAACCCTACTTCGTGCCCGGCGCTATTCCCACCCTGCTCATCAACTCCACGCGCTATCCGCTTTCGGACAAGGCCTTCCGGCGCGCCATGGCCTTCGCCATCGACTACAAGAGCATCAAGGATCTGGCCGTCTCCGGTTACAGCCCGAACCTGAAGCCCGGCGCCATCATGCCCTTCGGCATCGAAGGCGGCTACTACAATGACGAAGACGCCCAGAAATACGGCGCGGCCTTCAACGCGGAAACCGCCAAGAAGATTTTGGCTGAAGCCGGCTACAAGTCCGTTTTTAAACCCGACGGCAGCTTGGATAAGATGCTCGACGCCAAGGGCAAGCAAGTGCCCACCTTGTTCGTGAAGAGCCCGGCCGGGTGGTCGGATTGGGAAGCCATCGTAACCTTGGCGGTCAAAGGCATGCGCGCGGCCGGTATCGACGTGCGCGAAGGCTTCGTGGACGCGGGGCTATACTGGCAGAGCCAGCCGGTGGGCGATTTCGATCTGGAAATGATCAAGCCCGCCGCCAGCGTTACGCCGTCGCAGCCCTGGTCCCGTCTGGCAGCCTTGATGTCGTCGCGCACCTGGGCGCCTCCCGGCGAAAAGATGAACGAGAACCAGGGGCGTTTCAACAACCCCAAGGGCAAGGGCTACATCAAGGCCGTCGACAGCCTGCTGTCGGTAATCCCCACCTTGACCGACAAGGCCGCGCTCACCCAGGCCTACCGGAACCTGAACGTCATTTTCATGCAAGAGCAGCCGGCCCTGCCGCTGTGCTATCTCCCGGAGCAGTTCTACCAGGTCAACAACAAGACCTGGACCAATTGGGCCACGGACGCCAATCCCTATGCTCCGCCGAATCTGCCTTGGGCGGGCGCCGCGACCAAGATGCTGTGGGAATTGAAGCCGGCCAAGTAA
- a CDS encoding ABC transporter permease, giving the protein MLKLLKNLLKSPSFIIGMGLFLLTIGGALLLPFFYHVNLGLQSSSYASPSGKFLLGCDHLGRDMVSMLIEGLRSSLYVGLLTGVIATTLGTALGIYGGFKGGWMDDVVNLVTNLFLVIPSFVVLILISSSLSKGRSLTLIGLIIGLTTWTWSARAVRAQAASLKSRDHIALARINGSGTLRILAVHILPYLASYVFMVFILQVASGILSEAAISMIGLGPLDTVSLGTILNDAKNQGGFGDGMWWAFMPATVIITVLVFALYIINTSMEGVFNPRLRK; this is encoded by the coding sequence ATGCTTAAGCTGCTCAAGAACCTGCTGAAGTCGCCATCCTTCATCATAGGCATGGGACTCTTTCTCCTCACCATCGGCGGCGCGCTACTGCTGCCGTTCTTCTACCACGTGAACTTGGGTTTGCAATCGAGCTCCTATGCCAGCCCCAGCGGCAAATTCCTTTTGGGATGCGACCATTTGGGACGGGACATGGTCTCTATGCTGATCGAAGGCCTGCGATCCTCGCTCTACGTGGGCTTGCTGACGGGCGTCATCGCCACCACCTTGGGGACCGCGCTGGGCATTTACGGAGGCTTCAAGGGCGGCTGGATGGACGACGTGGTCAATCTCGTCACCAACCTCTTCCTGGTGATTCCCTCCTTCGTGGTCCTGATCCTGATCAGCTCCAGCCTGTCCAAAGGCCGCTCCCTCACCTTGATCGGCCTTATCATCGGCCTGACCACCTGGACCTGGAGCGCCCGCGCCGTGCGCGCGCAGGCGGCCTCCTTGAAGTCGCGCGACCATATCGCCCTGGCCCGCATCAACGGGTCCGGAACCCTCCGCATCCTCGCCGTGCATATCCTTCCCTACCTGGCCTCCTACGTCTTCATGGTTTTCATCCTGCAAGTGGCATCGGGAATCCTGTCGGAAGCCGCCATCAGCATGATCGGCCTGGGCCCGTTGGATACGGTCTCGCTGGGCACCATCCTCAACGATGCCAAGAACCAAGGCGGTTTCGGGGACGGCATGTGGTGGGCGTTCATGCCCGCGACCGTCATCATCACCGTCCTGGTGTTCGCGTTGTACATTATCAACACGTCGATGGAAGGGGTGTTCAACCCCCGGCTGCGGAAGTAG
- the ugpC gene encoding sn-glycerol-3-phosphate ABC transporter ATP-binding protein UgpC, translating into MAEVVLKNISKVYEGGVTAVKDLSFDVRDKEFLVLVGPSGCGKSTLLRMVAGLEEISSGELFIDGKRCNDVAPKDRDIAMVFQNYALYPHMTVEQNLAFGLKLRRLPSAEIKARVAEAAEMLGITPYLSRKPKALSGGQRQRVALGRAIVRKPKVFLFDEPLSNLDAKMRVQMRVEISRLSARLQTTMIYVTHDQTEAMTMGHRIVCMKDGVIQQYGPPMDLYRSPVNKFVAGFIGMPPMNFLPCAWDGDSLTVPGAGATGVTLGDFKVKPPVRSVLGVRPEHLRLVAGGSDKGLPAEVEVVEPLGAETLVYCRSGEHRAVARIDPETRIGRGDRVTLIPESAHLHFFDP; encoded by the coding sequence GTGGCCGAAGTCGTACTTAAGAACATCAGCAAGGTCTATGAAGGCGGGGTAACCGCCGTGAAGGACTTGTCCTTCGACGTCCGGGACAAGGAATTCCTGGTCCTGGTCGGCCCGTCGGGATGCGGCAAATCCACCTTGTTGCGCATGGTCGCCGGCCTGGAAGAGATCTCCTCGGGCGAACTCTTCATCGATGGGAAGCGCTGCAATGATGTGGCCCCCAAGGACCGGGACATCGCCATGGTGTTCCAGAACTACGCGCTCTATCCCCACATGACCGTGGAGCAGAACCTGGCTTTCGGCCTGAAGCTGCGCAGGCTCCCGTCAGCGGAAATCAAGGCCCGCGTGGCCGAGGCGGCCGAGATGCTGGGCATAACGCCGTACCTTTCCCGTAAGCCCAAGGCCCTATCAGGCGGGCAACGCCAACGCGTGGCCCTGGGCCGCGCCATCGTCCGTAAGCCGAAGGTGTTCCTCTTCGACGAACCGCTTTCCAACCTCGATGCCAAGATGCGGGTGCAGATGCGGGTGGAGATTTCGCGCCTCTCGGCGCGACTGCAGACCACCATGATCTACGTGACCCACGATCAGACCGAGGCCATGACCATGGGCCATCGCATCGTCTGCATGAAGGATGGGGTGATCCAGCAATACGGCCCGCCCATGGATCTGTATCGATCGCCGGTGAACAAGTTCGTGGCCGGCTTCATCGGCATGCCGCCCATGAATTTCCTGCCTTGCGCGTGGGATGGAGATTCATTGACCGTTCCCGGCGCCGGCGCGACCGGCGTGACCCTTGGCGATTTCAAGGTGAAGCCTCCGGTCAGGTCGGTTCTGGGCGTGCGGCCCGAGCATTTGCGCCTGGTGGCCGGCGGCTCGGACAAAGGGCTGCCGGCCGAAGTGGAAGTGGTCGAGCCCCTGGGGGCGGAAACCTTGGTGTACTGCCGGTCCGGCGAGCATCGCGCGGTGGCGCGGATCGATCCGGAAACGCGCATCGGCCGCGGGGATAGGGTGACCCTGATCCCCGAATCGGCGCATTTGCATTTCTTCGACCCCTGA
- a CDS encoding extracellular solute-binding protein has protein sequence MTYRTTMAAAALAALLAGCNKEAKQAEKVEKAPKGGGDLLVWVMPNSPKPEADIITLLEPFKAAHPDVNVKISVLDWGSAWTKLTTAAISGDGPDVVQLGATWTPFITDLGALLPLDDMDAELHVKDTFLPSTWAQVKPRASAHVTSLPWFLDVRPMFYRTDVFAKAKVDPKTVDTWDGYLAGLEKIKALGLKNDGQPIEPIGFPGKNDWNVVHNFAPWIWSAGGDFLNPMGDKCTLNSPESMKGILFYLDMVHKGLNPKGNMEKNTAQVSADFDAGRIASMFESTIKNTFLERPPEQGGSAGSHVAGNYGVLLPPAGPAKRSLFMGGSYLAVFKSSKRPDLAKMLIRYMTADSAAQVNYSEMSGFLPALKAAFNSPYFTADAKRAVFKDMVQYGRCYAAVPYWGEIETSILMKRMGNLFDIAAEVNGPYSEAAVRAEVDAAVKDIDNQIETQFKTHPEQRAVLEKSMAAAAQ, from the coding sequence ATGACATACCGGACCACCATGGCGGCGGCGGCGCTGGCGGCACTGCTCGCAGGCTGCAATAAGGAAGCGAAGCAGGCGGAGAAGGTAGAGAAGGCGCCCAAGGGCGGCGGCGATCTGCTGGTTTGGGTGATGCCCAACTCGCCCAAACCTGAAGCGGATATCATTACGTTGCTGGAGCCTTTCAAGGCGGCCCATCCGGACGTGAACGTGAAGATTTCGGTGTTGGATTGGGGCAGCGCCTGGACCAAGCTGACCACGGCCGCCATTTCGGGCGACGGCCCCGACGTGGTGCAATTGGGCGCCACCTGGACCCCTTTCATAACCGATTTAGGCGCGCTGCTCCCTCTCGACGACATGGATGCCGAGCTCCACGTTAAGGACACATTCCTGCCCAGCACCTGGGCCCAGGTGAAACCCCGGGCATCGGCCCACGTCACCTCCCTACCCTGGTTCCTCGACGTGCGTCCCATGTTCTACCGTACCGATGTCTTCGCGAAGGCCAAGGTGGATCCCAAGACCGTGGATACCTGGGACGGCTACCTGGCCGGCTTGGAAAAGATCAAAGCCTTAGGGCTCAAGAACGATGGGCAACCCATCGAACCCATCGGTTTCCCGGGCAAGAACGACTGGAACGTGGTGCATAATTTCGCCCCTTGGATCTGGAGCGCCGGCGGCGATTTCCTCAACCCGATGGGCGACAAGTGCACCTTGAACAGCCCGGAATCGATGAAGGGTATTCTCTTCTATCTGGACATGGTGCATAAGGGCCTGAATCCCAAGGGCAACATGGAGAAGAACACCGCCCAGGTCTCGGCGGACTTCGACGCCGGCCGCATCGCCAGCATGTTCGAATCCACCATCAAGAACACCTTCCTGGAAAGGCCCCCGGAGCAGGGCGGCTCGGCCGGCAGCCACGTGGCCGGCAATTACGGGGTACTGCTTCCCCCCGCCGGCCCGGCCAAGCGTTCCCTGTTCATGGGCGGTTCCTACCTCGCCGTGTTCAAGTCCAGCAAGCGCCCCGATCTGGCCAAGATGCTGATCCGCTACATGACCGCCGATAGCGCCGCCCAAGTGAACTATTCCGAAATGTCCGGCTTCCTACCCGCCTTGAAGGCCGCCTTCAACAGCCCCTACTTCACCGCCGACGCCAAGCGCGCCGTGTTCAAGGACATGGTGCAATACGGCCGGTGCTATGCGGCCGTGCCCTACTGGGGCGAAATCGAGACCTCCATCCTGATGAAGCGCATGGGCAACCTCTTCGACATCGCCGCCGAAGTGAACGGCCCCTACTCCGAGGCCGCCGTGCGGGCCGAAGTCGACGCCGCCGTGAAGGATATCGACAACCAGATCGAAACCCAGTTCAAGACTCATCCCGAACAGCGGGCAGTGCTCGAGAAATCCATGGCGGCGGCGGCCCAGTGA
- a CDS encoding ABC transporter permease, with product MLKQYPTLRYILHRGGWYFLTFLVAVTINFFLPRLGTSNPVDIIMGKAGSGLDTEAAREKEESYLKEFGLVQVDATGTILRGADGKPLKSSNVSQFFNYVKMCFQGDFGTSFQKYPKKVTTIIAEAVPWTLALQLPTILFGWLVGNILGALAAYRRGVFDRVFFPLALLLSAVPFFAFGMLLVYVCAIRNGWLPAMGGYAGDMVPGFNLDFIKSAGSHYILPFFSIFLILAGGQAIGMRSMGIYELGTDYIKYAKWLGIKENKILLYLFRNAMLPQLTGLALSLGGMIGGALITEMIFSYPGLGMAILSAIQGQDYPMIQGCTLLVTISVLIANFTVDILIGFLDPRVKAGQMGGN from the coding sequence ATGTTGAAACAGTATCCCACCCTCCGTTACATCCTCCACCGGGGGGGCTGGTATTTCCTGACCTTCCTGGTGGCCGTAACGATCAACTTCTTCCTCCCGCGCCTCGGGACCAGCAATCCCGTGGACATCATCATGGGGAAAGCCGGTTCCGGCTTGGATACTGAAGCCGCGCGCGAAAAGGAAGAATCCTATCTCAAGGAATTCGGCCTGGTACAAGTGGATGCGACCGGTACCATCCTGCGCGGGGCGGACGGCAAACCGCTCAAGTCGTCGAACGTTTCCCAGTTCTTCAATTACGTGAAGATGTGCTTCCAAGGGGATTTCGGAACCTCGTTCCAGAAATACCCGAAGAAGGTGACGACCATTATCGCCGAGGCGGTGCCGTGGACCTTGGCATTGCAGCTCCCCACCATTCTGTTCGGCTGGTTGGTGGGCAATATCCTGGGCGCGCTGGCGGCCTACCGGCGCGGGGTATTCGACCGGGTCTTCTTTCCCCTAGCCCTGCTCTTAAGCGCCGTGCCCTTCTTCGCCTTCGGCATGTTGCTGGTGTACGTATGCGCCATCCGGAACGGCTGGCTGCCCGCCATGGGCGGTTACGCCGGTGATATGGTGCCGGGCTTCAACCTGGACTTCATCAAATCGGCGGGGTCCCATTACATCCTTCCCTTCTTTTCCATCTTCCTGATCCTGGCCGGCGGCCAAGCTATCGGCATGCGGTCGATGGGCATTTACGAGCTCGGCACCGACTACATCAAGTACGCCAAATGGCTCGGCATCAAGGAAAACAAGATTCTGCTTTACCTGTTCCGTAACGCCATGCTGCCCCAGCTCACGGGGCTGGCCCTTTCCCTGGGCGGCATGATCGGCGGCGCGCTCATTACGGAAATGATCTTTTCCTATCCGGGCTTGGGCATGGCCATCCTTAGCGCCATCCAGGGGCAGGACTATCCCATGATTCAGGGTTGTACCTTGCTTGTCACCATCAGCGTGCTGATCGCCAACTTCACCGTGGACATCCTCATCGGCTTCCTGGACCCGCGCGTCAAAGCCGGACAGATGGGGGGCAATTGA
- a CDS encoding carbohydrate ABC transporter permease codes for MGPVLYLAYQVQGYPGVTSFDPATGEFKPAAGFPGKEAGLLRGFTRPDSVDGQLAVLTNQGIFLHSPDGSRPDVSLRAGRLPAVPNRILPLDSRRLLLSADSRAFIYDLSADSVLTWLDRKEGAGIITAFGRSPGRIWLGDSHGATSLPDAYPAAQEGKASQASQPGPANPDPGTQSDQAIEFLPRFPQVDGRSEDITAHRITAILPLPEGGALLGGPNGSLSLLDAAGKPVAEAAAPLPSLYIHWRNYVDLWRNIDFGLYLKNSFIVCIGVMLVAMVLASMGGYALARFNFPGKNLFGYSVLATQMVPGIMLLLPLYLMFINFSRATGLIIKGTYGGLILTYAAYFVPFSIWILRGFFASLPKELEEAALVDGCGPLQAFFRIIIPSALPGIIATGVYVFLSAWDELMFAWVLTDEKTYTIPVGIRLFVGNFQNRYDLMMAAATVSTIPVMLLFFLMQRHIVSGLTAGAVKE; via the coding sequence ATGGGTCCCGTCTTATATCTGGCCTATCAGGTCCAAGGTTACCCCGGCGTCACCTCATTCGATCCGGCGACGGGCGAATTCAAACCCGCGGCCGGCTTCCCCGGAAAAGAGGCCGGTCTGTTGCGCGGTTTCACGCGTCCGGACAGCGTCGATGGACAGCTGGCGGTATTGACCAACCAAGGCATTTTCCTGCACTCCCCCGACGGGAGCCGCCCGGACGTTTCCCTGCGCGCCGGCCGCTTGCCCGCGGTGCCGAACCGCATTCTCCCCCTGGATAGCCGCAGACTGCTGTTGAGCGCCGATTCCCGCGCCTTCATTTACGATCTCTCGGCCGACTCCGTGCTTACGTGGCTGGACCGCAAGGAAGGAGCGGGTATCATCACCGCCTTCGGCCGCAGCCCTGGCCGCATCTGGCTGGGCGATTCCCATGGCGCGACTTCACTTCCGGATGCTTACCCGGCGGCGCAGGAGGGTAAGGCAAGCCAGGCGAGCCAGCCGGGCCCGGCCAACCCGGACCCGGGGACCCAGTCGGATCAGGCCATTGAATTCCTTCCCCGCTTTCCCCAGGTGGATGGCCGATCGGAGGACATCACCGCCCATCGCATAACCGCCATCCTGCCTTTGCCGGAAGGCGGCGCCCTATTGGGCGGGCCCAATGGCTCCTTGTCCTTGCTGGACGCCGCAGGCAAACCCGTGGCGGAAGCGGCGGCCCCGCTCCCGTCCCTGTACATCCATTGGCGCAATTACGTGGACCTCTGGCGCAACATCGATTTCGGGCTCTACCTGAAAAACAGTTTCATCGTTTGCATCGGCGTGATGCTGGTGGCCATGGTATTGGCTTCGATGGGCGGCTACGCCCTGGCGCGCTTCAATTTCCCGGGCAAGAACCTGTTCGGCTATTCGGTGCTGGCGACGCAGATGGTGCCCGGTATCATGCTGCTCTTACCCCTCTACCTGATGTTCATCAATTTCAGCCGCGCCACCGGTCTGATCATAAAGGGCACTTACGGCGGCTTGATCCTCACCTACGCCGCCTATTTCGTTCCCTTCTCCATCTGGATCCTGCGGGGATTTTTCGCGTCCCTTCCCAAGGAGTTGGAAGAAGCCGCCCTCGTGGACGGTTGCGGGCCCCTGCAGGCGTTTTTCCGAATCATCATCCCGTCCGCATTGCCGGGAATCATCGCGACGGGCGTGTATGTTTTCCTCTCCGCGTGGGATGAACTTATGTTCGCCTGGGTGCTTACCGACGAAAAGACCTATACCATACCGGTTGGTATCCGCCTTTTCGTGGGTAATTTCCAAAATCGGTACGATCTCATGATGGCGGCGGCGACGGTCTCCACCATCCCGGTCATGCTGCTTTTTTTCCTGATGCAACGGCATATCGTTTCGGGACTAACCGCGGGCGCCGTAAAAGAATAG
- a CDS encoding beta-glucosidase: protein MLGRSDKGFPDGFIWGAATASFQVEGASREDGRGESIWDRFCGTPGKVAGGHNGDTACDHYHRWKDDIRLMKDMGIQAYRFSTAWPRVIPTGDGPINKAGLDFYDRLVDGLLEAEITPFATLFHWDLPQALQDKGGWPKREAVLPGFTLYAEAVVRRLGDRVKNWMTHNEMPCFIGKSYDEGKHAPGLHVSRKELNNAYHNAFLTHGIGVRAVRQFAQKGAEVGLVNNPVVRIPFIETPEYIEAVRKAFVRANAQINEPIFKGAYADWWLEEQGADRPDVLPGDLELISSPTDFLGHNVYFGAFTEPSDDPKGFNVLPFPSGFPKLDLDWLKPVPQSIYWCTRFHNECYGIKKSYVTENGCACQDMVTPEGRVIDLDRVQWIRYHVLESQRAAREGLGLAGFFQWSLLDNFEWSEGYFKRFGIVYVDYETQKRIPKESARYYSEIIRSNSLSGSGGVPRLMTLSGSNLR from the coding sequence ATGTTGGGCAGGTCGGATAAGGGTTTTCCGGACGGCTTCATCTGGGGAGCGGCGACGGCTTCCTTCCAGGTGGAGGGTGCGTCCCGGGAAGATGGCCGGGGCGAGAGCATTTGGGATCGCTTCTGCGGCACGCCCGGCAAGGTGGCCGGTGGGCATAACGGCGATACGGCTTGCGATCATTATCACCGTTGGAAAGACGATATCCGCCTGATGAAGGACATGGGGATCCAGGCCTACCGGTTTTCCACCGCCTGGCCGCGGGTCATCCCCACGGGGGACGGGCCGATCAACAAGGCGGGACTCGACTTCTATGATCGCCTGGTGGACGGGCTGTTGGAAGCGGAGATCACCCCCTTCGCGACGTTGTTCCATTGGGATCTACCTCAGGCCTTGCAAGACAAAGGCGGCTGGCCTAAACGCGAGGCCGTCTTGCCCGGCTTCACTCTCTATGCCGAAGCCGTCGTCCGGCGCCTGGGCGATCGCGTGAAGAATTGGATGACCCACAACGAGATGCCTTGCTTCATCGGGAAATCCTATGACGAGGGAAAGCACGCGCCTGGATTGCATGTCTCGCGCAAGGAGCTGAATAACGCCTACCATAACGCCTTCTTGACCCATGGAATCGGGGTGCGGGCCGTGCGGCAATTCGCCCAAAAGGGCGCGGAAGTGGGCCTGGTCAACAACCCTGTCGTGAGGATACCGTTCATCGAGACCCCCGAGTACATCGAGGCGGTCCGGAAGGCCTTCGTGCGCGCGAACGCGCAGATCAACGAACCCATCTTCAAAGGCGCCTATGCCGACTGGTGGCTGGAAGAGCAAGGCGCCGATCGGCCGGATGTTCTTCCGGGCGATCTCGAGCTAATCTCCTCGCCGACCGATTTCCTCGGCCACAACGTTTATTTCGGCGCGTTCACCGAACCCTCCGACGATCCCAAGGGCTTCAACGTCCTGCCTTTCCCCTCCGGCTTTCCGAAGCTGGATCTGGATTGGCTCAAGCCGGTCCCGCAGTCCATCTATTGGTGCACGCGTTTCCATAACGAATGCTATGGGATAAAGAAATCCTACGTGACCGAGAACGGCTGCGCCTGCCAAGACATGGTGACGCCGGAAGGCCGCGTGATCGATCTCGATCGCGTCCAGTGGATCCGCTACCACGTCCTGGAGTCCCAGCGGGCCGCGCGCGAGGGCCTGGGGCTGGCCGGCTTTTTCCAATGGAGCCTGTTGGACAACTTCGAATGGTCGGAGGGTTATTTCAAGCGCTTCGGGATCGTGTACGTGGACTACGAGACCCAGAAGCGGATCCCGAAGGAGAGCGCGCGGTACTACAGCGAAATTATCCGATCGAATTCGCTCTCAGGTAGCGGCGGCGTTCCGCGATTGATGACCTTAAGCGGATCCAACCTTCGCTAG
- a CDS encoding sugar ABC transporter permease produces MAQAFRRNKVPYLFLLPTALGMLLLQALPILQGLYLGFLRSRKEMLLAYLSAPWAGLENFRQILFNPASPIRSGLWDAVRNTVLYAILVTIGTLGTGMAMALLVNREFRFRSAARTLMLFPWIVPTYVVGLLWGFLWQRDVGLVNIILTDWLHIFSTKPTWLIGPNTLWAIVIPTIWRQWPFSMLMLLAGLQSIPKDVYEAAEIDGANKWHSFWKITWPLLKPVWAILILHGMIFNVYSFNIVIMMFGNGAGYPGKYGDLLMTDLFRNSFQMWDFGTGAAMSSLLMLAMMTLVFIWYRIFRDQLTGK; encoded by the coding sequence TTGGCCCAGGCCTTCAGGCGGAACAAGGTCCCGTACCTTTTCCTCCTCCCTACCGCGTTGGGCATGCTGCTTCTGCAGGCGTTGCCCATCCTGCAGGGCTTATACCTGGGCTTCCTGCGCAGCCGCAAGGAAATGCTGCTGGCCTACCTCTCCGCCCCCTGGGCGGGCCTGGAGAATTTCCGGCAGATCCTGTTCAACCCCGCCAGCCCCATCCGTTCCGGCCTGTGGGACGCGGTTCGCAATACCGTTCTATACGCCATCCTGGTCACCATCGGGACCTTGGGGACCGGCATGGCCATGGCCCTGTTGGTGAATCGCGAATTCCGCTTCCGCTCCGCGGCCCGTACCTTGATGCTATTCCCCTGGATCGTACCAACTTATGTGGTCGGATTGCTGTGGGGCTTCCTGTGGCAACGGGACGTAGGGCTGGTCAACATCATCCTCACGGATTGGCTGCATATCTTCTCGACCAAGCCGACCTGGCTGATCGGCCCCAACACCCTGTGGGCGATCGTCATTCCTACGATCTGGCGGCAATGGCCCTTTTCCATGCTCATGCTGCTCGCGGGACTGCAAAGCATCCCCAAAGACGTATACGAAGCGGCCGAAATCGACGGCGCGAACAAGTGGCATTCCTTCTGGAAGATCACCTGGCCTTTGCTCAAGCCCGTCTGGGCCATCCTCATCCTGCACGGCATGATCTTCAACGTGTACTCCTTCAATATCGTGATCATGATGTTCGGCAACGGCGCGGGATACCCCGGCAAGTACGGCGATCTGCTCATGACCGATCTGTTCCGCAATTCCTTCCAGATGTGGGACTTCGGGACCGGCGCGGCGATGTCCTCCCTGCTGATGCTGGCCATGATGACCCTCGTCTTCATCTGGTACCGGATCTTCCGCGATCAGCTTACGGGCAAATGA